Proteins from a single region of Dictyostelium discoideum AX4 chromosome 5 chromosome, whole genome shotgun sequence:
- a CDS encoding small MutS related family protein (Similar to smr~K homology  (KH), type 1 domain containing-protein), which yields MGAICGKEKSASKKVKPSQAPQQQPSSTTVAAARQAPAKAAVQQPQQPQQQQQQPKSAAAAQKEPIQTAQQTGSSGSKSKTINVDKELHKYIIGTKGSTIKQIKEDTNCDVEIPENGETITVRGSSDSDCQRAIDMINKIKGEHKTQSQKDKEHSDMKDDHEKEHQRTEELYKKGQEKVDRIAKERDDLHKQADKAFESGDKSLGHQLREQAKAKTQELEKASKEASKSVFIAKNAKNDKFTVDLHGLHANDAIELLVEHLDGIKSNKGKEFTIITGAGNHSDANGPKIKPMVHKLMKEKGYTYSEVNNGSIVCTL from the exons atgggTGCAATTTGTGGTAAAGAAAAGTCAGCATCAAAAAAGGTGAAACCAAGTCAagcaccacaacaacaaccatcatCAACTACAGTTGCAGCAGCTAGACAAGCACCAGCAAAAGCAGCAgttcaacaaccacaacaaccacaacaacaacaacaacaaccaaaatcAGCAGCAGCAGCACAAAAGGAACCAATTCAAACAGCTCAACAAACTGGTTCATCAGGAAGTAAGAGTAAAACAATAAATGTTGATAAGGAATTACATAAATATATCATTGGTACAAAAGGatcaacaattaaacaaattaaagaagATACCAATTGTGATGTTGAAATACCAGAGAATGGTGAAACAATTACAGTTAGAGGATCATCTGATTCAGATTGTCAAAGAGCAATCGATATGATCAACAAGATTAAAGGTGAACATAAAACTCAATCacaaaaagataaagaacaCAGTGATATGAAGGATGATCATGAAAAAGAACATCAACGTACTGaagaattatataaaaaaggtCAAGAAAAAGTTGATAGAATCGCAAAGGAAAGAGATGATTTACATAAACAAGCTGATAAGGCATTCGAATCTGGTGATAAATCTTTAGGTCATCAATTAAGAGAACAAGCAAAAGCTAAAACTCAAGAATTAGAAAAAGCTTCAAAAGAAGCTTCAAAATCTGTTTTCATAGCTaa gaatgccaaaaatgataaattcaCAGTTGATCTTCATGGTTTACATGCTAATGATGCAATTGAACTTTTAGTTGAACATTTGGATGGAATTAAATCCAACAAAGGTAAAGAATTTACAATCATCACTGGTGCTGGTAATCACTCTGATGCAAATGGACCAAAGATTAAACCAATGGTTCATAAACTTATGAAAGAGAAAGGTTACACTTATAGTGAAGTTAATAATGGTTCAATTGTTTGTactctttaa
- the lzic gene encoding hypothetical protein (leucine zipper and ICAT homologous protein LZIC) — protein sequence MASRGKTETNKLKVNIEEQLNRLLAQLQDIEELKEDITQEEYDETKKDTLEQMKEFEQSLKKMMSGDMTLVSELGGVQLAIQAAVSQAFKTPEVIKLFAKKDQNSLRTKLGNIQRDVQLGKISKDAYIDQSVEILAALKKLDFVLSPEEEAFLEKHKSRSMSEFEKVSSNIGQGTKENILSSAASQIKNASK from the exons ATGGCATCAAGAGGTAAAACAGaaactaataaattaaaagttaataTTGAAGAGCAATTAAATAGATTATTAGCACAATTACAAGAtattgaagaattaaaagaagataTCACACAAGAAGAATATGATGAAACTAAAAAAGATACACTTGAACAAATGAAAGAATTTgaacaatcattaaaaaaaatgatgtcTGGTGATATGACATTAGTATCAGAATTGGGTGGTGTTCAATTAGCAATTCAAGCAGCAGTTTCACAAGCATTCAAAACACCAGAAGTTATCAAATTATTTGCAAAGAAAGATCAAAATTCATTAAGAACTAAATTAGGTAACATTCAAAGAGATGTTCAATTAggtaaaatttcaaaagatgCTTATATTGATCAATCTGTTGAAATTTTAGCTgctttaaagaaattagatTTTGTt ttatCACCAGAAGAAGAGGcatttttagaaaaacaTAAATCTCGTTCAATGagtgaatttgaaaaagtaTCATCAAATATTGGTCAAGGtacaaaagaaaatattctTTCATCTGCAGCTtctcaaattaaaaatgcttcaaagtaa
- the derl1 gene encoding hypothetical protein — MDGVKEWFNSIPPVSRYMFAIFLGIPVLAAMHLISFNYLYLDFTFTFKHFHLWRLITAPCIISSLGPMFLFNLIFFYQYTTRLESLNYAGKSDDYLFCIIFISICNIIFGLIFEYYFLGTMTIMSLIYIYSRMNPTGTSNFYGFFSFKTIYLPWVFLVAHFLQTGHPPYSDFLAIVSGHIFFYLTDIYPRANGVPALIKTPKFITNIFNKGDRNPNNVRRDPRTGRPIQEGGYNWGQGHALG, encoded by the exons ATGGATGGAGTTAAAGAATGGTTCAATTCAATACCCCCAGTTTCAAGATACATGTTTGCAATATTTTTAGGTATCCCAGTTTTAGCGGCAATGCATTTAATTagtttcaattatttatatttagatTTTACATTCACTTTTAAACATTTCCACTTATGGAGATTAATAACCGCTCCTTGTATTATTTCAAGTTTAGGTccaatgtttttatttaatttaattttctt ttatcaaTATACAACTAGATTAGAGAGTTTAAATTATGCAGGAAAATCagatgattatttattttgtataatttttatttcaatttgtaatattatatttggaCTTAtctttgaatattatttcttAGGTACAATGACTATTATGTCATTGATTTACATTTACTCAAGAATGAATCCAACTGGTACAAGTAATTTCTATGGATTCTTTTCATTCAAAACCATTTATTTACCATGGGTATTTTTAGTAGCACATTTCCTTCAAACTGGTCATCCACCATATAGCGATTTCTTGGCAATCGTATCTGGTCATATCTTCTTTTATTTGACTGATATCTATCCAAGAGCTAATGGTGTACCAGCTTTAATCAAAACTCCAAAATTCATTACAAACATCTTTAATAAAGGTGACAGAAATCCAAATAATGTTCGTAGAGATCCAAGAACTGGTAGACCAATTCAAGAAGGTGGTTATAATTGGGGTCAAGGTCATGCACTtggttaa
- the prfB gene encoding class I peptide chain release factor, whose product MFSSKLKNIKYLIRKQQQPQYLNNDKLFKNSLNINSNNKNYFCTSSTTITSDVSNQDISNKEKEVKRIIDLLFSSQYHKNNLAIFKRFEEMKLPEMIESGIGIDASNMDTINQIKNYNQTKQSIEELNLLSKEFNDYLEVVEMSKNIGDNDWLKETRSLINQLFSNCSELEVKALMNGKDDSKGCLLEIQAGAGGNDSMDWTKILFEMYCKWGARKGYNVEIIDTADGEFGYRHASLKIDGHNAYGWLRTEMGIHRLIRISPFSSSGKRHTSFASVVVYPISDDSIKINIDPKDLHFETLRSSGAGGQHVNKTESAVRIVHIPTGISVLSSSERSQHQNKSNGLLLLKSKLYSHELKKKIEAEKSFRDELGKNSWASDSVVRNYSMHPQERVKDQRTGIEVLQISKILDGEEELDNMIKKALSD is encoded by the exons atgttttcatcaaaattaaaaaatataaaatatttaataaggaaacaacaacaaccacaatatttaaacaatgataaattatttaaaaattcattaaatattaatagtaataataaaaattatttttgtacTTCATCAACAACGATTACTAGTGATGTATCAAATCAAGATATatcaaataaagaaaaagaagttaaaagaattattgatttattattttcaagtcaatatcataaaaataatttagcaATATTTAAAAGGTTTGAAGAAATGAAATTACCAGAGATGATCGAAAGTGGTATTGGAATTGATGCATCCAATATGGAtacaataaatcaaattaaaaattataatcaaactaaacaatcaattgaagagttaaatttattatcaaaagaatttaatgattatttAGAGGTTGTTGAAATGTCAAAGAATATTGGTGACAATGATTGGTTGAAAGAGACTCGTTcattgataaatcaattattttcaaattgttcTGAATTGGAAGTCAAAGCATTGATGAATGGTAAAGACGATAGCAAGGGCTGTCTCTTGGAGATTCAAGCGGGTGCCGGTGGCAATGATTCCATGGATTGGacgaaaatattatttgagaTGTATTGTAAATGGGGTGCTCGTAAAGGATACAATGTTGAAATCATCGATACTGCAGACGGAGAATTTGGCTACAGACATGCCTCTTTGAAAATCGACGGTCATAATGCATATGGCTGGTTGAGAACTGAGATGGGTATTCATAGACTTATTCGTATATCACCATTTAGTTCAAGTGGTAAAAGACATACTTCATTCGCTTCAGTTGTCGTTTACCCAATCTCTGacgattcaattaaaataaatatcgaTCCTAAAGATTTACATTTTGAAACTCTTAGAAGTTCAGGTGCTGGTGGCCAACATGTAAATAAAACCGAATCAGCTGTTCGTATCGTTCATATTCCAACTGGTATATCTGTACTTTCTTCAAGTGAACGTTCTCAAcatcaaaataaatcaaatggtttattattattaaaatcaaaattatattctcatgaattaaaaaaaaa aatAGAAGCTGAAAAATCATTTAGAGATGAACTAGGTAAAAATAGTTGGGCCAGTGATAGTGTTGTTAGAAATTATTCAATGCATCCACAAGAAAGAGTTAAAGATCAAAGAACAGGTATTGAAGTAttacaaatttcaaaaatattagaTGGAGAGGAAGAATTAGAtaatatgattaaaaaagCACTAAGTGATTAA